The genomic segment CTGTGCAGCTGCCTCTCGGCCCGGAAGGGATTCGACTCGGTTGTCTGGAGGACCGAGTCCGGGGAGGACCGGGAGATCGCCGGTCCCATCGGCGACCGCCCACGCAATCGAGGCGGGCCGTCTAGCGCGTGACGCGGAAGCTGGCGTGGGCCTCGGTGACCTCACCCAGTTGGCTCTCCACCTGGTCGACGTGTCCACCCGCCGGACCCCGGTGAAGGGCAGCCAGGAGTTGCTGCAAGGCTTCGGCCTGGCCTTGGGCCAGGACCTCAACCGAGCCGTTGGGCAGGTTGCGCGTCCAGCCCGTT from the Anaerolineales bacterium genome contains:
- a CDS encoding acylphosphatase → MPKPIDELHALIHGRVQGVGYRYFVLDRAAALGLTGWTRNLPNGSVEVLAQGQAEALQQLLAALHRGPAGGHVDQVESQLGEVTEAHASFRVTR